From a region of the Oncorhynchus keta strain PuntledgeMale-10-30-2019 chromosome 13, Oket_V2, whole genome shotgun sequence genome:
- the LOC118391936 gene encoding E3 ubiquitin-protein ligase DTX4-like isoform X2, protein MLLASAVVVWEWLNEHGRWRPYSPAVSHHIEAVIRNDPRGGSVVLGQVDTRLSPYIVDLHSMHQFRQDTGTLRPVRRSFYDPTSAPGQGWLWEWENDTGSWTAYDTEVGIAIQAARDRQQPWLDLAPLGFCYLIHFQSMTQINGQTQRCRRIQRRSDLAYPLVSGPLPKSHHAWGPGPGGLLGVSGVGMGVGLSGMGNGNGSAYPSGALPASAITSLGQPCACQQCMLLLSVKAGAMATAHTLGRRPPQNKPPSPKLGGGYSAMGGSYSLTLPRPPSSMGRSLPPHRTSVGGASGGLGVGGGGGFAHSLSLLGSATAALSLSSTRPPPPPLPPLPPPPPPPPSSITSNSATLPPSSSFSMASMASSAPLSMPVPPPPLISTSASSCTPSPSARVLGPVSSAAAACAAPLPPRASLAGLSRPALQRIAMAQSRALIASGVPTVPVKNLNGSSPVHPALAGITGILMSAAGLPVCLTRPPKLVLHPPPVSKSDIKPVPGLGHCCRKTTKKQARKGKTPEEVVKRYLQKVRSPPEEDCTICMEALLGPSGYKGPGVGGIQRAESVGRLAQCGHQYHLQCLVAMYNNGNKDGSLQCPTCKTIYGVKTGNQPPGKMEYHVIPHSLPGHPDCKTIRIIYNIPPGIQGPEHPNPGKPFTARGFPRHCYLPDSEKGRKVLRLLLVAWDRRLIFSVGTSSTTGESDTVIWNEVHHKTEFGSNLTGHGYPDPGHLDNVLEELKAQGITEEECLPRD, encoded by the exons ATGTTACTAGCGTCGGCCGTGGTGGTATGGGAATGGCTGAACGAGCACGGGCGCTGGCGGCCTTACAGCCCAGCGGTCTCTCACCACATCGAGGCAGTCATCCGCAACGACCCACGGGGTGGTAGTGTTGTCTTAGGCCAGGTGGACACTCGCCTCTCGCCCTACATCGTCGACTTGCATTCCATGCACCAGTTCCGACAAGATACTG GTACCCTCAGACCGGTTCGCCGCAGCTTCTACGACCCCACGTCGGCTCCGGGTCAGGGCTGGCTGTGGGAGTGGGAGAACGACACAGGCTCGTGGACAGCCTACGACACAGAGGTGGGCATCGCCATCCAGGCGGCACGCGACCGCCAGCAGCCCTGGCTGGACCTAGCGCCACTGGGATTCTGCTACCTCATCCACTTCCAGAGTATGACCCAGATCAACGGGCAGACGCAACGCTGCCGCCGCATCCAGCGCCGCTCTGACCTGGCTTACCCACTTGTTTCGGGTCCCCTTCCCAAGTCACACCACGCCTGGGGGCCCGGCCCCGGGGGACTGTTGGGGGTGTCCGGAGTAGGCATGGGGGTGGGGTTGAGCGGGATGGGGAATGGGAACGGTAGCGCCTACCCCAGCGGTGCCCTGCCAGCCTCCGCAATCACCTCCCTGGGCCAGCCCTGCGCCTGTCAGCAATGCATGCTGCTCCTAAGCGTCAAGGCGGGCGCCATGGCAACAGCCCACACCCTGGGCAGGAGGCCACCCCAGAACAAGCCTCCCAGCCCCAAACTGGGTGGGGGTTACTCGGCCATGGGGGGGTCCTACTCGCTCACCCTCCCACGTCCCCCCTCCTCCATGGGCAGGTCCCTTCCTCCCCACAGAACGTCTGTGGGCGGAGCTAGCGGTGGCTTGGGGGTCGGAGGGGGCGGTGGCTTtgcccactcactctccctcctggGTTCGGCCACCGCtgccctgtccctctcctccacccggCCCCCTCCCCCGCCTCTACCCCCCCTTCcgcctcctccgcctcctccgccctcctccatcacttccaacagtgctactcttcccccctcctcttccttctccatggCATCCATGGCTTCCTCTGCCCCTCTGTCGATGCCTGtgcccccccctcctctcatctccacatCAGCTTCCTCCTGCACCCCCTCGCCCTCTGCCCGCGTCCTGGGGCCGGTGTCTTCAGCGGCGGCGGCCTGTGCCGCCCCCCTACCTCCCCGTGCCAGCCTGGCTGGGCTGAGCCGACCCGCCCTGCAGCGCATCGCCATGGCCCAGTCCAGAGCCCTTATCGCCTCCGG AGTCCCAACGGTTCCTGTGAAGAACCTCAATGGATCCAGCCCTGTTCACCCTGCATTGGCAG GTATTACAGGGATCCTGATGAGTGCCGCaggacttcctgtctgtctgacccgaCCCCCCAAGCTGGTGCTCCACCCCCCTCCTgtcagcaagagtgacatcaagCCCGTTCCCGGCCTCGGCCACTGCTGCCGCAAGACCACCAAGAAGCAGGCTCGCAAAG gCAAGACCCCTGAGGAAGTAGTGAAGAGGTATCTTCAGAAGGTACGCAGTCCCCCAGAGGAGGACTGCACTATCTGCATGGAGGCCCTGCTTGGGCCCTCGGGCTACAAAGGCCCCGGTGTTGGGGGCATCCAGCGGGCAGAGTCGGTGGGTCGCCTGGCCCAGTGTGGGCACCAGTACCACCTACAGTGTCTGGTGGCCATGTACAACAATGGCAACAAGGATGGCAGCCTTCAGTGCCCCACCTGCAAGACCATCTACGGCGTGAAGACGGGCAACCAGCCACCTGGCAAGATGGAGTATCACGTTATCCCCCATTCGCTGCCTGGCCACCCCGACTGCAAGACCATCCGCATCATCTATAACATCCCGCCAGGCATCCAG GGCCCTGAGCACCCGAACCCAGGCAAGCCCTTCACCGCCCGGGGATTCCCCCGACACTGCTACCTCCCTGACAGCGAGAAGGGACGCAAG GTACTGAGGCTGCTGCTGGTGGCGTGGGACCGGCGGCTCATCTTCTCAGTGGGCACATCCAGCACCACGGGCGAGTCGGACACAGTCATCTGGAATGAGGTGCACCACAAGACGGAGTTCGGCTCCAACCTGACGGGACACGGCTACCCCGACCCAGGCCACCTGGACAACGTTCTAGAGGAGCTTAAGGCCCAGGGGATCACCGAGGAGGAGTGCCTACCCAGAGACTGA
- the LOC118391936 gene encoding E3 ubiquitin-protein ligase DTX4-like isoform X1, with product MLLASAVVVWEWLNEHGRWRPYSPAVSHHIEAVIRNDPRGGSVVLGQVDTRLSPYIVDLHSMHQFRQDTVLWRDPRLSTVTPGTLRPVRRSFYDPTSAPGQGWLWEWENDTGSWTAYDTEVGIAIQAARDRQQPWLDLAPLGFCYLIHFQSMTQINGQTQRCRRIQRRSDLAYPLVSGPLPKSHHAWGPGPGGLLGVSGVGMGVGLSGMGNGNGSAYPSGALPASAITSLGQPCACQQCMLLLSVKAGAMATAHTLGRRPPQNKPPSPKLGGGYSAMGGSYSLTLPRPPSSMGRSLPPHRTSVGGASGGLGVGGGGGFAHSLSLLGSATAALSLSSTRPPPPPLPPLPPPPPPPPSSITSNSATLPPSSSFSMASMASSAPLSMPVPPPPLISTSASSCTPSPSARVLGPVSSAAAACAAPLPPRASLAGLSRPALQRIAMAQSRALIASGVPTVPVKNLNGSSPVHPALAGITGILMSAAGLPVCLTRPPKLVLHPPPVSKSDIKPVPGLGHCCRKTTKKQARKGKTPEEVVKRYLQKVRSPPEEDCTICMEALLGPSGYKGPGVGGIQRAESVGRLAQCGHQYHLQCLVAMYNNGNKDGSLQCPTCKTIYGVKTGNQPPGKMEYHVIPHSLPGHPDCKTIRIIYNIPPGIQGPEHPNPGKPFTARGFPRHCYLPDSEKGRKVLRLLLVAWDRRLIFSVGTSSTTGESDTVIWNEVHHKTEFGSNLTGHGYPDPGHLDNVLEELKAQGITEEECLPRD from the exons ATGTTACTAGCGTCGGCCGTGGTGGTATGGGAATGGCTGAACGAGCACGGGCGCTGGCGGCCTTACAGCCCAGCGGTCTCTCACCACATCGAGGCAGTCATCCGCAACGACCCACGGGGTGGTAGTGTTGTCTTAGGCCAGGTGGACACTCGCCTCTCGCCCTACATCGTCGACTTGCATTCCATGCACCAGTTCCGACAAGATACTG TTCTGTGGCGTGACCCTCGTCTTTCTACCGTTACCCCAGGTACCCTCAGACCGGTTCGCCGCAGCTTCTACGACCCCACGTCGGCTCCGGGTCAGGGCTGGCTGTGGGAGTGGGAGAACGACACAGGCTCGTGGACAGCCTACGACACAGAGGTGGGCATCGCCATCCAGGCGGCACGCGACCGCCAGCAGCCCTGGCTGGACCTAGCGCCACTGGGATTCTGCTACCTCATCCACTTCCAGAGTATGACCCAGATCAACGGGCAGACGCAACGCTGCCGCCGCATCCAGCGCCGCTCTGACCTGGCTTACCCACTTGTTTCGGGTCCCCTTCCCAAGTCACACCACGCCTGGGGGCCCGGCCCCGGGGGACTGTTGGGGGTGTCCGGAGTAGGCATGGGGGTGGGGTTGAGCGGGATGGGGAATGGGAACGGTAGCGCCTACCCCAGCGGTGCCCTGCCAGCCTCCGCAATCACCTCCCTGGGCCAGCCCTGCGCCTGTCAGCAATGCATGCTGCTCCTAAGCGTCAAGGCGGGCGCCATGGCAACAGCCCACACCCTGGGCAGGAGGCCACCCCAGAACAAGCCTCCCAGCCCCAAACTGGGTGGGGGTTACTCGGCCATGGGGGGGTCCTACTCGCTCACCCTCCCACGTCCCCCCTCCTCCATGGGCAGGTCCCTTCCTCCCCACAGAACGTCTGTGGGCGGAGCTAGCGGTGGCTTGGGGGTCGGAGGGGGCGGTGGCTTtgcccactcactctccctcctggGTTCGGCCACCGCtgccctgtccctctcctccacccggCCCCCTCCCCCGCCTCTACCCCCCCTTCcgcctcctccgcctcctccgccctcctccatcacttccaacagtgctactcttcccccctcctcttccttctccatggCATCCATGGCTTCCTCTGCCCCTCTGTCGATGCCTGtgcccccccctcctctcatctccacatCAGCTTCCTCCTGCACCCCCTCGCCCTCTGCCCGCGTCCTGGGGCCGGTGTCTTCAGCGGCGGCGGCCTGTGCCGCCCCCCTACCTCCCCGTGCCAGCCTGGCTGGGCTGAGCCGACCCGCCCTGCAGCGCATCGCCATGGCCCAGTCCAGAGCCCTTATCGCCTCCGG AGTCCCAACGGTTCCTGTGAAGAACCTCAATGGATCCAGCCCTGTTCACCCTGCATTGGCAG GTATTACAGGGATCCTGATGAGTGCCGCaggacttcctgtctgtctgacccgaCCCCCCAAGCTGGTGCTCCACCCCCCTCCTgtcagcaagagtgacatcaagCCCGTTCCCGGCCTCGGCCACTGCTGCCGCAAGACCACCAAGAAGCAGGCTCGCAAAG gCAAGACCCCTGAGGAAGTAGTGAAGAGGTATCTTCAGAAGGTACGCAGTCCCCCAGAGGAGGACTGCACTATCTGCATGGAGGCCCTGCTTGGGCCCTCGGGCTACAAAGGCCCCGGTGTTGGGGGCATCCAGCGGGCAGAGTCGGTGGGTCGCCTGGCCCAGTGTGGGCACCAGTACCACCTACAGTGTCTGGTGGCCATGTACAACAATGGCAACAAGGATGGCAGCCTTCAGTGCCCCACCTGCAAGACCATCTACGGCGTGAAGACGGGCAACCAGCCACCTGGCAAGATGGAGTATCACGTTATCCCCCATTCGCTGCCTGGCCACCCCGACTGCAAGACCATCCGCATCATCTATAACATCCCGCCAGGCATCCAG GGCCCTGAGCACCCGAACCCAGGCAAGCCCTTCACCGCCCGGGGATTCCCCCGACACTGCTACCTCCCTGACAGCGAGAAGGGACGCAAG GTACTGAGGCTGCTGCTGGTGGCGTGGGACCGGCGGCTCATCTTCTCAGTGGGCACATCCAGCACCACGGGCGAGTCGGACACAGTCATCTGGAATGAGGTGCACCACAAGACGGAGTTCGGCTCCAACCTGACGGGACACGGCTACCCCGACCCAGGCCACCTGGACAACGTTCTAGAGGAGCTTAAGGCCCAGGGGATCACCGAGGAGGAGTGCCTACCCAGAGACTGA
- the LOC118391937 gene encoding uncharacterized protein LOC118391937 yields the protein MTNYDPEMKDQTTSSFVVLTVFFILVTLVALLVVLYMWLNRQTNGQYTVHQLVLGKGGARDRVRGGVQVLEVWFRRRLWPLSEDEETVGGEEQRDKEEDVERVSEGGESKGEGKKEEGDEREGRVDDSSDDYSSSEGCGLTESVKVMDEKKERRECEGKREENMEEKGDSKGDEGAVGGEESGRGGLLIHLHQSSGSAIWSEDYEGGKDNNHVTAL from the coding sequence ATGACTAATTACGATCCAGAAATGAAAGACCAAACCACATCCTCCTTTGTCGTCTTGACTGTCTTCTTCATCCTGGTCACCCTCGTTGCCCTCCTGGTTGTCCTGTACATGTGGCTAAACCGCCAGACTAATGGCCAGTACACAGTCCACCAACTGGTCCTTGGGAAGGGTGGGGCCAGGGACCGGGTGAGGGGCGGGGTCCAAGTCCTGGAGGTGTGGTTCAGGCGTCGCCTTTGGCCTCTCAGTGAGGATGAGGAGACTGTaggaggggaggaacagagagacaaagaggaggatgtagagagagtgagtgagggaggggaaagcaagggggaggggaagaaggaggagggggatgagagggagggccGAGTGGACGACTCTTCGGATGACTACTCCAGTTCGGAGGGCTGTGGCCTGACGGAGAGTGTGAAGGTCATGGacgagaagaaggagaggagagagtgtgagggGAAGCGAGAGGAGAATATGGAAGAAAAGGGGGATAGCAAAGGTGATGAGGGAGCAGTGGGAGGAGAAGAAAGTGGACGGGGAGGTTTGCTGATACACCTGCATCAGTCCTCTGGTAGTGCTATCTGGTCTGAAGATTATGAGGGAGGCAAAGACAACAATCATGTGACTGCATTGTGA